From the Desulforhopalus sp. genome, one window contains:
- a CDS encoding NAD(P)/FAD-dependent oxidoreductase yields MLYDVVIIGGGVVGCAIARELSKYRLKIALTEAYCEVGFGTTKTNSGIIHSGHHSPPESLKGRLVVRGNRLYDDLQRDLKFGFKRIGELDIAQTEEDLQILMELKAKGEKKGVTGLELWDRRRLLREEPNLSANLLGALYAPGAGVINPYELSFGLAESAELNGVKFFRENQIHAIDNQDGVFIARGSRLAIKGRFLVNAAGIFSDKIAEMAGMNDFQIRPRKGEEYMLDKRLQGVVKHLIFPTPQPKSKGILIIPTFDGTIMVGPTAEDVEDRYDSSTSLAGAHTVFNQVRKYCPSISERDVITEFAGLRAVSSTNDFIIGPAKVKGFINVAGIQSPGLTAAPAIAEYVREILFDEGLTAEERNDWQPAIDGPARFALMDNEQRRQWVNSHPKRAKIVCRCELVTEAEVLDAVRHGATTLDGVKFRVRAGMGRCQGGFCTSRVMEILARTQGVPLHTISKRGKGSEMFFPRPEDEGSDDKGGEK; encoded by the coding sequence ATGCTTTATGACGTGGTAATTATCGGTGGCGGCGTGGTGGGCTGCGCGATCGCCCGGGAACTCTCCAAGTACCGGCTGAAAATTGCCCTGACCGAGGCCTATTGCGAAGTCGGCTTCGGCACCACCAAGACCAACAGCGGCATCATTCATTCCGGCCATCACTCGCCGCCCGAGTCACTCAAGGGCAGGCTGGTGGTGCGCGGCAACCGGCTCTACGACGATTTGCAGAGAGACCTGAAATTTGGTTTCAAACGCATCGGCGAGCTGGACATCGCTCAAACCGAGGAAGACCTGCAGATCCTGATGGAGCTCAAGGCAAAGGGCGAAAAAAAAGGCGTTACCGGCCTTGAGCTGTGGGACCGCAGGCGCCTGCTGCGCGAAGAGCCCAACCTCAGCGCAAACCTCCTGGGAGCCCTGTATGCACCCGGCGCCGGGGTCATCAATCCTTACGAATTAAGCTTTGGTCTGGCCGAGAGCGCCGAACTCAACGGCGTCAAGTTCTTCCGGGAAAACCAGATCCATGCCATCGACAACCAGGACGGCGTCTTTATCGCCAGGGGTTCGCGGCTGGCAATAAAGGGCCGCTTCCTGGTCAATGCGGCCGGGATTTTTTCCGACAAGATCGCCGAAATGGCCGGTATGAACGACTTTCAGATCCGCCCCCGCAAGGGCGAGGAGTACATGCTCGACAAGCGGCTGCAGGGTGTGGTCAAACATCTCATCTTTCCGACCCCCCAGCCAAAGAGCAAGGGCATCCTCATCATCCCGACCTTCGACGGCACCATCATGGTCGGACCGACCGCTGAGGACGTCGAAGACCGCTACGACTCTTCTACATCCCTTGCCGGAGCCCACACCGTTTTCAACCAGGTGCGGAAATACTGCCCATCGATCTCTGAGCGTGATGTTATCACCGAGTTTGCCGGCCTGCGGGCAGTGTCCAGCACCAACGACTTTATCATCGGGCCGGCAAAGGTCAAGGGCTTCATCAACGTCGCCGGCATCCAGTCGCCCGGCCTGACCGCCGCCCCGGCAATCGCCGAATACGTGCGGGAGATCCTCTTTGATGAAGGACTTACGGCCGAGGAACGAAACGACTGGCAACCGGCGATCGACGGCCCGGCCCGCTTCGCCCTCATGGACAATGAACAGCGCCGCCAGTGGGTAAACAGCCATCCGAAACGGGCGAAGATCGTCTGCCGCTGCGAACTGGTCACCGAAGCCGAGGTCCTTGACGCGGTGCGACACGGCGCGACCACCCTCGACGGCGTCAAATTCCGGGTGCGTGCCGGCATGGGCCGCTGCCAGGGCGGCTTCTGCACCTCGCGGGTCATGGAGATCCTCGCCCGCACCCAGGGGGTTCCCCTGCACACCATCTCCAAGCGCGGCAAGGGATCGGAGATGTTCTTTCCCCGCCCCGAGGATGAAGGCTCTGACGATAAAGGAGGGGAAAAATGA
- a CDS encoding alpha-hydroxy-acid oxidizing protein produces the protein MKEFRDNARKLMGKYCRVCPVCNGRACAGEVPGMGGLGSGSSFIGNVSALAGIKFNMRLIHDVIEPDTAVQILGKSLALPVLAAPIGGVSFNMGGRVSEEDYIKAVINGCKAQGTIGCSGDGVPEFIHKSGFAAIQEADGHGIPFVKPWEDDELYAKIELAKATGCDTIGMDIDAAGLITLRRMGRPVSPKSPAKLAEIIKKCGMKFILKGIMTVDDAELALAAGADAIVVSNHGGRVLDYAPATAEVLADIAAKVKGRMTILVDGGVRSGGDILKMLALGADAVMIGRPFSVAAVGGLQAGVEKYLETLQGELKQVMVLTGTQSAADVDPRILFAGNQGQ, from the coding sequence ATGAAAGAGTTTCGCGACAATGCCAGAAAACTGATGGGAAAATACTGCCGGGTGTGCCCGGTCTGCAATGGCCGGGCCTGCGCCGGTGAGGTGCCGGGCATGGGCGGGCTGGGCAGCGGTTCGAGCTTTATCGGTAATGTTTCGGCGCTTGCCGGCATCAAATTCAATATGCGCCTGATCCACGATGTGATCGAACCGGATACGGCGGTGCAGATCCTCGGCAAGTCCCTGGCCTTGCCGGTTCTCGCCGCCCCGATCGGCGGGGTATCGTTCAATATGGGCGGAAGGGTCTCCGAAGAAGACTATATCAAGGCGGTTATCAATGGCTGCAAGGCGCAGGGGACCATCGGCTGCAGCGGTGACGGTGTCCCGGAGTTCATTCATAAGTCGGGCTTCGCTGCCATCCAGGAGGCAGATGGCCATGGCATCCCCTTCGTAAAGCCCTGGGAAGATGACGAACTCTATGCCAAGATAGAGCTTGCCAAAGCAACCGGCTGTGACACTATTGGCATGGATATCGACGCCGCCGGACTGATCACCCTACGGCGCATGGGCCGGCCGGTTTCCCCCAAGTCTCCGGCTAAGCTTGCCGAGATTATCAAGAAGTGCGGCATGAAATTTATCCTGAAAGGGATAATGACCGTCGACGATGCCGAACTGGCCCTCGCGGCCGGCGCCGATGCCATAGTCGTCTCCAACCATGGCGGTCGGGTACTCGATTACGCCCCGGCCACGGCCGAGGTCCTGGCGGATATTGCCGCCAAGGTGAAGGGCCGGATGACCATCCTCGTTGACGGCGGGGTGCGTTCCGGTGGCGATATCCTCAAGATGCTCGCCCTCGGTGCCGATGCCGTCATGATCGGCCGGCCGTTTTCGGTGGCGGCGGTCGGTGGCCTGCAGGCAGGTGTTGAAAAATACCTTGAAACCCTGCAGGGTGAACTGAAACAGGTCATGGTACTGACTGGGACCCAGTCGGCAGCAGACGTTGACCCGCGTATCCTCTTCGCCGGCAATCAGGGACAGTAA
- a CDS encoding GntR family transcriptional regulator: protein MKNRRTKDNKGTRQPLGVAAYEQICQKIITLAYKPGAILDEKQLMADLQFGRTPIREALLRLAGEGWIETRPNRAAVVPPITIQGTKAVFEAMKILELGVAGLAVNQNIDEQLVAMRRASALVQETIASNDVLHLVVANHAFHLAYAECAGNAFLTRACLEVRNQAKRLAYLSYAGDIGMNRSLHGHYAAVVDEHEKIIACLMRKDEAGLKEVIVQHINAFQGRIIAYMMSS, encoded by the coding sequence ATGAAAAACCGCCGCACTAAAGACAACAAAGGAACCCGGCAACCCTTGGGGGTGGCAGCCTACGAACAGATCTGCCAAAAGATCATCACCCTTGCCTATAAACCCGGGGCAATCCTCGATGAAAAGCAATTGATGGCCGACCTGCAGTTTGGCCGGACTCCGATCCGCGAAGCACTCCTGCGTCTTGCCGGCGAGGGTTGGATCGAAACCCGGCCCAACCGGGCCGCAGTGGTCCCGCCGATCACCATCCAGGGGACTAAGGCGGTATTCGAGGCCATGAAGATCCTCGAACTCGGTGTGGCGGGCCTTGCCGTCAACCAGAATATCGACGAACAGCTGGTCGCCATGCGCCGGGCCAGTGCCCTGGTACAGGAAACTATTGCCAGTAATGACGTACTCCACTTGGTGGTCGCCAACCATGCCTTTCATCTGGCCTATGCCGAATGCGCCGGCAATGCCTTTCTCACCCGGGCCTGCCTTGAGGTGCGCAACCAGGCCAAACGTCTGGCCTATTTATCCTACGCCGGCGATATCGGCATGAACCGCTCCCTGCACGGGCATTATGCGGCGGTGGTCGACGAACACGAGAAGATAATCGCCTGCCTGATGCGCAAAGACGAGGCGGGTCTCAAAGAAGTCATAGTTCAGCATATCAATGCCTTTCAGGGACGGATTATTGCCTATATGATGAGTTCCTGA
- a CDS encoding TRAP transporter substrate-binding protein produces the protein MKKLTHLVFAMALVFAIASTAQAKTTWTANSVWPPNNHQTIALDEFAAKVKQLTNGELEITVSSGGALGYKGPELLKVVRDGMVQVSDMLISGVAGEDKIFQVVTLPFLALNFEESKLLNETARPYFDKAAAKWGQKILFISPWPGAGLWTKRPIASVAEMKGLKTRTYDKNGSLVVEAAGGTPYTLAFSEVYSSLATGVIDSVITSSPTAVDAKFWEVLKYHQPMNITIATDMINVNLKAFEKLDKKTQDAVVQAGREMEEMMWKKQASIDQEKIDICIKNGMETVVPSVEFMKALAVITEKIRTDWLQDASPEAKALYAEFMAKVKR, from the coding sequence ATGAAAAAACTGACGCATCTGGTTTTCGCAATGGCGCTGGTATTTGCTATCGCCAGCACTGCCCAGGCCAAGACGACCTGGACCGCCAACTCCGTCTGGCCACCGAATAATCATCAAACCATCGCCCTTGATGAATTCGCCGCCAAGGTCAAACAGCTGACCAATGGAGAACTGGAGATCACCGTCTCAAGCGGTGGCGCCCTTGGCTATAAAGGCCCGGAACTCCTGAAAGTTGTCCGTGACGGCATGGTGCAGGTCTCCGATATGCTGATCAGCGGCGTGGCCGGTGAGGACAAAATCTTCCAGGTTGTCACCCTGCCGTTTTTGGCACTCAATTTCGAGGAATCAAAACTGCTCAACGAAACCGCTCGACCGTACTTCGATAAAGCCGCCGCCAAATGGGGCCAGAAGATCCTCTTTATTTCCCCCTGGCCCGGTGCTGGACTGTGGACCAAGCGGCCGATCGCCTCGGTTGCGGAAATGAAAGGCCTGAAAACCCGTACCTACGATAAAAACGGTTCTCTGGTCGTTGAAGCTGCCGGCGGTACCCCGTATACCCTGGCCTTCAGCGAGGTGTATTCCTCCTTGGCTACCGGAGTTATCGACTCGGTCATCACCTCCTCGCCGACCGCCGTCGATGCGAAATTCTGGGAGGTCCTGAAGTATCATCAGCCGATGAATATCACCATCGCCACCGACATGATCAACGTCAACCTCAAGGCCTTCGAAAAACTCGACAAGAAAACCCAGGACGCGGTCGTCCAGGCCGGCCGGGAAATGGAAGAGATGATGTGGAAAAAGCAGGCCTCGATCGATCAGGAAAAAATCGATATATGCATCAAGAACGGTATGGAAACGGTTGTTCCTTCAGTGGAGTTTATGAAGGCCCTGGCTGTCATTACCGAAAAAATCCGTACCGATTGGTTGCAGGACGCCTCCCCAGAGGCGAAAGCCCTGTATGCCGAGTTCATGGCAAAGGTTAAACGCTGA
- a CDS encoding TRAP transporter small permease: MKQLIKIIDAISTFVGGLAGAMLCLGLLLTCAEILLRTAFDRTLYITDEYSGYLMCGLTFCALGYTLKEKGHIRMTIMHGIIKGRKRDYLDTICFALGCIFSLFITFYTWELFRDSIATSSQSMQLSATYLAIPQFAMPFGALILTLQFFSEFLKSILILKGDTAGLVLREEIQDLGR; the protein is encoded by the coding sequence ATGAAGCAACTGATCAAAATCATTGATGCAATCTCAACATTTGTCGGCGGCCTGGCCGGAGCAATGCTCTGCCTCGGTCTGCTGCTTACCTGCGCTGAGATTCTTCTGAGAACCGCCTTTGACCGTACTCTGTATATCACCGATGAATATTCCGGCTATCTGATGTGCGGCCTGACCTTTTGCGCCCTCGGCTATACCCTGAAGGAAAAGGGCCATATCCGCATGACCATTATGCACGGCATCATCAAGGGCAGAAAACGCGACTACCTGGATACAATCTGCTTTGCTCTCGGATGCATCTTTTCCCTTTTTATTACCTTCTATACCTGGGAGTTGTTCCGGGATTCAATCGCCACCAGTTCGCAGTCGATGCAACTGTCGGCCACCTACCTGGCGATACCGCAATTTGCCATGCCGTTTGGCGCGCTTATCCTGACCCTGCAGTTTTTCAGTGAGTTTCTAAAAAGCATCCTCATTCTCAAGGGAGATACCGCCGGACTGGTTCTTCGTGAAGAGATACAAGATTTAGGACGATAA